One Edaphobacter lichenicola DNA window includes the following coding sequences:
- the nuoF gene encoding NADH-quinone oxidoreductase subunit NuoF, with the protein MPSLVSHPDEVKVVSRRFGLGATDIDKYVELDGYKAVQQAIAKGPEWIITEMKASGLRGRGGAGFPTGMKWSFVPKQSEKPKYVLVNGDESEPGTCKDHVLFLHDPHAVIEGTMIAGLAIGSKLGFIYLRGEYRYLLKIVEKAVADAYAKGFLGKNIFGTGVDFDIITQTGAGAYEVGEESALMESLEGKRGVPRIKPPFPAVVGLYGGPTVINNAETIANAPHILLMGGEAYAKLGSERNGGTRLFGISGHVERPGVYELPMGYNLKRAIYEVAGGIKDGKRLKAVVPGGSSCPVMTADEIDVGLDFDQMGKAGTMLGSGGIVVLDESVSIVEFALRTIAFYQHESCGWCIPCREGTDWIKKTLTRVYNGGGNKKDVDNVQYLAENMLGRTFCPLGDAAAMPTIAFVKKFRKEFEDYIEGHKAGTPIITVEQLVGAH; encoded by the coding sequence ATGCCATCACTCGTCTCGCATCCCGATGAGGTAAAAGTAGTCTCCCGCCGCTTCGGCCTGGGGGCAACCGACATCGACAAGTATGTTGAACTCGATGGCTATAAAGCTGTTCAGCAAGCCATCGCCAAGGGACCCGAGTGGATCATCACTGAGATGAAGGCCAGCGGCCTACGTGGACGTGGTGGCGCTGGATTTCCGACCGGCATGAAGTGGTCCTTCGTCCCAAAGCAGTCCGAAAAGCCGAAGTACGTGCTGGTCAACGGTGACGAATCCGAACCCGGCACCTGCAAGGATCACGTCCTGTTCCTGCACGATCCCCATGCCGTCATCGAAGGCACGATGATCGCGGGCCTCGCCATCGGCTCCAAGCTTGGCTTCATCTATCTCCGCGGGGAGTATCGCTACCTGCTCAAGATCGTCGAAAAGGCTGTTGCCGACGCCTATGCAAAGGGCTTCCTCGGCAAGAACATCTTCGGCACCGGTGTGGACTTCGACATCATCACGCAGACGGGAGCGGGAGCGTACGAGGTTGGCGAAGAGTCTGCCCTGATGGAGTCGCTCGAAGGCAAGCGCGGAGTGCCTCGCATCAAGCCTCCCTTCCCTGCCGTCGTTGGGCTTTATGGTGGTCCTACGGTCATCAACAACGCCGAGACCATCGCCAACGCGCCGCATATCCTGCTGATGGGTGGCGAGGCCTATGCGAAGCTTGGCAGCGAACGCAACGGTGGCACCCGCCTCTTCGGCATCAGCGGTCATGTCGAACGCCCCGGCGTCTACGAGCTTCCGATGGGCTACAACCTCAAGCGAGCTATCTACGAGGTCGCAGGCGGTATCAAGGATGGCAAGAGGCTGAAGGCAGTCGTACCCGGCGGCTCGAGCTGCCCCGTCATGACCGCGGACGAGATCGACGTCGGTCTTGACTTCGACCAGATGGGCAAGGCCGGCACCATGCTTGGCTCGGGCGGCATCGTGGTGCTTGACGAGAGCGTCTCCATCGTCGAATTTGCTCTCCGCACCATCGCGTTCTACCAGCATGAGTCCTGCGGCTGGTGCATTCCCTGCCGCGAGGGTACGGACTGGATCAAGAAGACTCTCACTCGCGTCTACAACGGCGGCGGCAATAAAAAAGATGTCGACAACGTTCAATATCTCGCCGAGAACATGCTGGGACGAACCTTCTGCCCGCTGGGCGACGCAGCAGCTATGCCCACCATCGCCTTCGTGAAGAAGTTCCGCAAAGAGTTTGAAGACTACATCGAGGGCCACAAGGCCGGAACCCCCATCATCACCGTTGAACAGCTGGTTGGAGCGCATTAA
- a CDS encoding complex I subunit 4 family protein: MNIDHTILTVLIFVPLAGAVLLALLPDKGRLMQWGALAVTLITFICTLHLPANYDYSAVAGTFQFEQNHEWITSPAIRYHLGVDGLSMWLVVLTGFLAPLGVLVSWNTIGDRKKLFYTLFLLQQVAMIGIFVSLDLFLYYAFWELSLVPMTLLIATFGRGANRRRAAIKYFLYTFIPSAILLVGMLWVYARTGTFQLPELAQLAAAHNISSNNAALWLASLAFLVAFAVKVPVFPLHGWLSDAIAEAPTAAVMVLVGKLGLYSILRFSFSIFPEQSRQIAPLMIALGAIGIVYGALIALVQKDLKQLAAYGALGHVSVVVLGIFTFTIAGIDGGIYATLNEGIGAGAFFILLGILYERYGTYDMRDYGGLAAKLPWMVTLFVITTLSVIGLPMLNGFVGEFLVLTGGMQSAVTHHTRWTVLATTGVILTASYMLWMIQRVFYGDLNENTADVPVPDVTAREHLALWPLIAVMLFMGIASPYWLRAIDTAGTYLAQEPQPIEPAATVNTIVPEPQTSAAQEATK; this comes from the coding sequence ATGAATATCGACCACACCATCCTGACCGTCCTCATCTTCGTCCCGCTCGCGGGCGCGGTCCTGCTGGCCTTGCTGCCCGACAAGGGCAGGCTGATGCAATGGGGTGCGCTCGCCGTCACCCTGATCACCTTTATCTGCACCCTGCATCTGCCCGCAAACTACGACTACTCTGCCGTCGCCGGCACCTTCCAGTTCGAGCAGAATCACGAGTGGATCACCTCGCCCGCCATCCGCTATCACCTCGGCGTCGACGGCCTCTCTATGTGGCTGGTCGTGCTCACCGGCTTCCTCGCTCCTCTCGGCGTCCTCGTCTCCTGGAACACCATCGGCGATCGCAAGAAGCTCTTCTACACCCTCTTCCTCCTGCAACAGGTCGCGATGATCGGCATCTTCGTCTCGCTCGACCTCTTCCTCTACTACGCCTTCTGGGAGCTCTCGCTGGTTCCCATGACGCTGCTCATCGCCACCTTCGGCCGCGGCGCCAACCGCCGCCGCGCCGCCATCAAGTACTTCCTCTACACCTTCATCCCGTCTGCGATTCTGCTCGTCGGGATGCTCTGGGTCTACGCCCGCACCGGCACCTTCCAGCTGCCCGAGCTCGCCCAGCTTGCCGCCGCCCACAATATCTCCAGCAATAACGCAGCGCTCTGGCTGGCCTCACTTGCCTTCCTCGTAGCCTTCGCAGTCAAAGTTCCAGTCTTTCCGCTTCACGGCTGGCTCTCAGACGCAATCGCCGAAGCCCCCACCGCAGCCGTGATGGTTCTGGTCGGCAAACTCGGCCTCTACTCCATCCTGCGCTTCTCCTTCAGCATCTTCCCCGAGCAGTCCCGCCAGATCGCTCCGCTTATGATCGCCCTCGGAGCCATCGGCATCGTCTACGGTGCGCTCATCGCTCTTGTGCAAAAAGATCTCAAGCAACTGGCCGCATACGGAGCACTCGGACACGTCAGCGTCGTCGTTCTTGGCATCTTCACCTTCACCATCGCCGGCATCGACGGCGGCATCTACGCCACCCTCAACGAAGGCATCGGCGCCGGTGCTTTCTTCATCCTTCTCGGCATTCTCTACGAGCGCTACGGCACCTACGATATGCGCGACTATGGGGGTCTCGCCGCCAAGCTCCCTTGGATGGTAACCCTCTTCGTCATCACCACGCTGTCGGTGATCGGCTTGCCGATGCTCAACGGCTTCGTAGGCGAGTTCCTCGTCCTCACCGGCGGCATGCAGTCCGCCGTCACCCACCACACTCGCTGGACGGTGCTCGCCACCACCGGCGTCATTCTCACCGCCTCGTACATGCTGTGGATGATTCAGCGCGTCTTCTATGGCGACCTGAACGAGAACACAGCCGACGTACCGGTCCCTGACGTCACCGCGCGCGAGCATCTCGCACTCTGGCCACTAATCGCTGTCATGCTCTTCATGGGCATCGCGTCCCCCTACTGGCTGCGCGCCATCGACACCGCAGGTACCTACCTCGCGCAGGAACCGCAGCCCATCGAGCCCGCAGCAACCGTTAACACCATCGTCCCAGAGCCACAGACATCCGCCGCCCAGGAGGCCACGAAGTAA
- a CDS encoding NADH-quinone oxidoreductase subunit J family protein, which translates to MQLALFLIFGGLAVAGALNLLLQRHPINSALSLVVVMMSLAVLYWSLGAEFLAASQVIVYSGAIMVFFVFVIMLLNAGEEERTTGSRAAYLVGFPGAAAIFCLLSFVFLSERKALGYTNIGGYLNHITSNISEISTILFTKLLLPFEVTSILILVAILGAVVLARKEQ; encoded by the coding sequence ATGCAACTGGCACTCTTTCTCATCTTTGGCGGGCTGGCCGTAGCAGGAGCGTTGAACCTGCTCCTGCAGCGCCATCCCATCAACAGCGCACTCTCGCTGGTCGTCGTCATGATGTCGCTGGCGGTCCTCTACTGGTCGCTGGGGGCCGAGTTCCTCGCTGCCTCCCAGGTCATCGTCTACTCCGGTGCCATCATGGTCTTCTTCGTCTTCGTCATCATGCTTCTGAACGCAGGCGAAGAGGAGCGAACCACCGGCAGCCGAGCCGCGTACCTCGTTGGCTTCCCCGGCGCCGCAGCCATCTTCTGCCTGCTGAGCTTCGTCTTCCTGTCGGAACGCAAGGCTCTCGGCTACACCAACATCGGCGGCTATCTCAATCACATCACCAGCAACATCTCCGAGATCAGCACCATCCTCTTCACCAAGTTGCTGCTTCCCTTCGAAGTCACCTCGATCCTCATCCTGGTAGCCATCCTCGGAGCCGTTGTGCTCGCGCGAAAGGAACAATAG
- a CDS encoding transcriptional regulator, whose translation MNSTHHAVVEVGAEEITLRVASRWLRFTHETMESSDGSRSTFTMQEDGTVKLNGIAEEMDLAAERLAREMMQSE comes from the coding sequence ATGAACAGCACGCATCATGCAGTCGTTGAAGTGGGAGCGGAAGAGATTACACTTCGTGTGGCCAGCCGCTGGCTTCGCTTCACGCACGAGACGATGGAATCAAGTGATGGAAGCCGCTCTACCTTCACCATGCAGGAAGATGGAACGGTCAAACTGAACGGTATCGCCGAAGAGATGGACCTTGCCGCCGAGAGGCTGGCGCGGGAGATGATGCAGAGTGAGTGA
- the nuoH gene encoding NADH-quinone oxidoreductase subunit NuoH, which produces MSHLSPFQTFLLLSILKVVVVLVITLSAVAYTVLLERKVLGRIQNRWGPSRVGPFGLMQPLADGIKLFLKEDLLPIAAERPLFIIAPIIALTCALISIAVVPFGGMQTVKGVEMFNIADLNIGLLVILGITSIGVYGIALSGWSSNNKFALLGSLRATSQMISYELALGLSLVGVVLRAQSLSLRDIVNSQGAHGLLSWNFFGGFQFVGFFIYIMAAYAETNRAPFDLPEAESELVAGYHTEYSSMKFAMFFMAEYANMITVSCVASLLFFGGASSPLGHLLPADFGGPILSAIFPILWFVAKVLAFLLLFIWVRGTLPRFRYDQLMSFGWKFLLPLAIANIIVTSLVIALRS; this is translated from the coding sequence GTGAGCCACCTCAGCCCATTTCAGACATTCCTGCTGCTCAGCATTCTCAAGGTCGTGGTCGTCCTGGTCATCACCCTGAGTGCGGTCGCCTACACGGTGCTACTGGAGCGCAAGGTGTTGGGCCGCATTCAGAATCGCTGGGGACCCTCCCGCGTCGGGCCCTTCGGCTTGATGCAGCCGCTCGCTGACGGAATCAAACTCTTCCTCAAAGAAGATCTACTGCCTATCGCGGCAGAACGCCCGCTCTTCATCATCGCCCCTATCATCGCGCTGACCTGTGCGCTTATCTCCATCGCGGTTGTTCCCTTCGGCGGTATGCAAACGGTGAAGGGCGTCGAGATGTTCAACATCGCCGACCTCAACATCGGCCTGCTCGTCATCCTGGGCATCACCTCCATCGGAGTCTACGGCATCGCACTCTCGGGCTGGTCCTCGAACAATAAGTTCGCCCTCCTCGGCAGCCTCCGCGCAACCTCGCAGATGATCAGCTATGAACTGGCTCTTGGCCTTTCGCTGGTCGGCGTCGTCCTCCGTGCACAATCTCTCAGCCTGCGCGATATCGTCAACAGCCAAGGCGCACACGGCCTGCTTAGCTGGAACTTCTTTGGCGGCTTCCAGTTTGTCGGCTTCTTCATCTACATCATGGCCGCCTACGCCGAGACCAACCGCGCTCCCTTTGACCTTCCCGAAGCCGAGTCCGAGCTCGTCGCCGGCTATCACACCGAGTACAGCTCGATGAAGTTCGCCATGTTCTTCATGGCTGAGTACGCGAACATGATCACCGTCAGCTGCGTGGCCTCGCTGCTCTTCTTCGGCGGAGCCTCCAGCCCCCTCGGCCATCTCCTGCCAGCGGACTTCGGCGGCCCCATCCTCTCCGCCATCTTTCCGATCCTCTGGTTCGTGGCCAAAGTTCTCGCCTTCCTTCTGCTTTTTATCTGGGTGCGAGGCACGCTGCCGCGCTTCCGTTATGACCAGCTCATGAGCTTCGGCTGGAAGTTTCTCCTGCCGCTCGCCATAGCCAACATCATCGTCACAAGTTTAGTCATTGCCTTACGGAGTTAG
- the nuoK gene encoding NADH-quinone oxidoreductase subunit NuoK, with the protein MLPQVPIAAYLILAAVLFSVGVAAFLIKRNLITIFMSIELMLNAVNLTFVAFAHMWHQVSGQIFVFFVMVVAAAEAAVGLAIIIAIFRTRETLNVDQIDLMKS; encoded by the coding sequence ATGCTTCCGCAAGTGCCCATCGCCGCTTATCTCATCCTCGCTGCTGTGCTCTTCTCTGTTGGCGTCGCGGCCTTCCTCATCAAGCGCAACCTCATCACCATCTTCATGTCGATTGAGCTGATGCTCAACGCCGTCAACCTCACCTTCGTCGCCTTCGCGCATATGTGGCACCAGGTCTCCGGCCAGATCTTCGTCTTCTTCGTGATGGTGGTCGCCGCAGCCGAGGCCGCCGTCGGCCTTGCCATCATCATCGCCATCTTCCGCACGCGTGAAACGCTGAACGTCGACCAGATCGACCTGATGAAATCGTGA
- the nuoL gene encoding NADH-quinone oxidoreductase subunit L, producing MPSASMISDYLWLIPLVPFAGFLINGTVGRKFPRALVSAVALLCTAIPATIVAWLWIVMKSEGAPEVLRVVSQPWIAITGLQIDFALTVDHLTLIMLGVVTGVGFLIHVYSVGYMAHEEGYWRFFAYLNLFMFFMLVLVLAESFLLLFVGWEGVGLASYLLIGFYFTKDSAANAGKKAFIVNRIGDFGFLLAMFLLVREFGSLDFSHIFQAINVNPGWHGGILTAIALLLVLGAVGKSAQIPLYVWLPDAMEGPTPVSALIHAATMVTAGIYMVARCHVLFNHSPHALGVVAIIGAATAIFAACIGMVQHDIKRVLAYSTVSQLGYMFLACGVGAYTAGIFHLLTHAFFKALLFLSAGSVIHALSGEQDMRKMGGLRKRIPVTFWSMTMGVFAIAGIPPLAGFFSKDEILYQAFVSTNPIGKLLWLVGLITAGMTSFYMFRLWFKTFFGPEHFEEHTDLHAHGAAVHAHSGGHTVMVVDPEDNHAHGVHESPAIMTVPLAILALLSIIGGWVGVPAAMGGHNEIEHFLDPVFSTDAAVEAATTAHGSELGLAVVSVLVALAGLGIAYLFYYKKPGTAAALAAKMPALYNLVAHKFYVDEIYGALIVSPLLMLSRLFLGGIIDGGIVNGSGAAAGATTRGLSSLVRRVQSGNIRSYAGWLALGAAAVLLVMIFGRSIWMH from the coding sequence ATGCCCTCTGCCTCCATGATCTCCGACTACCTCTGGCTGATCCCGCTTGTCCCCTTTGCCGGCTTCCTGATCAACGGCACTGTGGGCCGCAAGTTTCCCCGTGCTCTCGTCTCCGCCGTCGCTCTGCTCTGCACCGCGATTCCAGCCACGATCGTTGCGTGGCTCTGGATCGTCATGAAGTCCGAAGGCGCGCCCGAAGTCCTTCGCGTCGTCAGCCAGCCATGGATCGCAATTACCGGACTCCAGATCGACTTCGCCCTCACCGTCGATCACCTCACCCTGATTATGCTCGGCGTGGTCACCGGGGTCGGCTTCCTGATTCATGTTTACTCGGTCGGATATATGGCGCACGAAGAGGGATACTGGCGTTTCTTCGCCTACCTGAACCTCTTCATGTTCTTCATGCTCGTCCTCGTCCTGGCTGAGAGCTTCCTCCTGCTCTTCGTCGGCTGGGAGGGCGTGGGCCTCGCCTCGTATCTGCTCATCGGCTTCTACTTCACGAAGGACTCCGCCGCCAACGCCGGCAAAAAAGCCTTCATCGTCAACCGCATCGGCGACTTCGGTTTTCTCCTTGCGATGTTCCTCCTCGTCCGCGAGTTCGGCTCCCTCGACTTCAGCCACATCTTCCAGGCGATCAACGTCAATCCCGGCTGGCACGGAGGTATCCTCACCGCGATCGCACTCCTGCTCGTCCTCGGCGCAGTCGGAAAATCCGCACAGATTCCGCTGTACGTCTGGCTCCCCGACGCGATGGAAGGCCCCACCCCCGTCTCGGCCCTCATCCATGCCGCAACGATGGTCACGGCCGGCATCTATATGGTCGCCCGCTGCCACGTGCTCTTCAACCACAGCCCCCACGCGCTCGGCGTCGTCGCCATCATCGGCGCGGCCACGGCCATCTTCGCCGCCTGCATCGGCATGGTGCAGCACGACATCAAGCGCGTCCTCGCCTACTCCACCGTCTCGCAGCTCGGCTACATGTTTCTGGCCTGCGGAGTCGGCGCGTACACGGCAGGCATCTTCCATCTGCTCACCCACGCCTTCTTCAAGGCGCTGCTCTTCCTCTCTGCCGGCTCGGTCATCCACGCGCTCTCCGGCGAGCAGGACATGCGTAAGATGGGCGGCCTCCGCAAGCGCATCCCCGTCACTTTCTGGTCCATGACAATGGGCGTCTTCGCTATCGCCGGCATTCCCCCCCTAGCGGGTTTCTTCTCCAAGGACGAGATCCTCTACCAGGCCTTCGTCTCGACCAATCCCATCGGCAAACTGCTCTGGCTCGTCGGCCTTATCACCGCCGGCATGACCTCCTTCTACATGTTCCGCCTCTGGTTCAAGACCTTCTTTGGCCCGGAGCACTTTGAGGAGCACACTGATCTCCACGCCCACGGAGCAGCCGTCCACGCTCACTCCGGCGGCCACACCGTGATGGTCGTCGACCCGGAAGACAACCACGCGCACGGCGTTCACGAGTCCCCTGCGATCATGACCGTTCCGCTCGCCATCCTCGCGCTGCTGTCGATCATCGGCGGCTGGGTAGGGGTTCCCGCCGCTATGGGTGGCCACAACGAGATCGAACACTTCCTGGACCCCGTGTTCAGCACAGACGCAGCGGTCGAAGCAGCAACCACCGCTCATGGCTCCGAGCTTGGCCTCGCCGTAGTCTCCGTCCTTGTCGCTCTGGCCGGCCTCGGAATCGCCTACCTCTTCTATTACAAGAAACCGGGCACCGCCGCAGCGCTCGCAGCAAAGATGCCCGCTCTCTACAACCTCGTCGCTCACAAGTTCTACGTCGACGAGATCTACGGCGCCCTCATCGTCTCCCCGCTGCTCATGCTCAGCCGTCTCTTCCTCGGCGGCATCATCGACGGCGGCATCGTCAACGGCTCAGGCGCAGCCGCTGGCGCAACTACCCGAGGCCTCAGCTCTCTCGTCCGCCGCGTTCAATCAGGAAACATTCGCTCCTACGCCGGCTGGCTCGCACTCGGGGCCGCCGCCGTTCTGCTCGTTATGATCTTCGGCCGCTCCATTTGGATGCACTAA
- a CDS encoding NADH-quinone oxidoreductase subunit NuoE family protein gives MSEIANTIFSPETAARFDHLVTIYPLKRSALVPMLLYAQDEIGYISDVVIAEIAQRLDLLELDVRNVLSYYSMLRTKPAGKYNVQVCTNISCMLRGGYEILDHCKHKLGIGHKGTTSDGVFSLEEVECIGACCWAPAIQINYDFHDDLTTEKVDVLFQMYRDGQGKDVK, from the coding sequence GTGAGTGAAATAGCCAATACGATCTTTTCGCCAGAGACGGCCGCGCGCTTCGACCATCTCGTCACCATCTACCCACTCAAGCGGTCAGCGCTCGTGCCCATGCTGCTCTACGCCCAGGATGAAATCGGCTATATCTCTGACGTCGTCATCGCCGAGATCGCCCAGCGCCTCGACCTTCTGGAGTTGGACGTACGCAACGTGCTTTCGTACTACTCCATGCTGCGCACCAAGCCTGCTGGCAAGTACAACGTGCAGGTGTGCACCAATATCTCCTGCATGCTGCGTGGCGGCTACGAGATCCTCGACCACTGCAAGCACAAGCTCGGCATCGGCCACAAAGGCACAACCTCCGACGGCGTCTTCTCGCTGGAAGAGGTCGAGTGCATCGGAGCCTGCTGCTGGGCGCCAGCCATTCAGATCAACTACGACTTCCACGACGACCTCACCACAGAAAAAGTCGACGTTCTCTTCCAGATGTATCGCGACGGCCAGGGAAAGGACGTGAAATAA
- a CDS encoding molybdopterin-dependent oxidoreductase yields MADVTLTVDGKKITAPAGTLLLEACKSAGIEIPAFCYYPGLSLQAACRMCVVRIEKMPKLQTACTTPVTEGMVVTSESPEIAQARKATLQLLLGNHPLDCPVCDAGGECELQDMTFKYGAADSFYAEPKNHREEQKWSPVVYFDRPRCILCYRCIRMCGEGMDVFALGIQNRGSSSVIAPNVPAQMSPDDLAHVDCEQCGMCIDACPVGALTSGTYRYKTRPWEMNHVSTICTHCGDGCKTTLGVRSTTDGSEIVRGDNRDKSGINVDFLCNKGRYAFDFANNEDRITQPLVRQPNGEMKPVSWEVALDHVGKTFRELRDTRGGKSIGVIGSNRTTNEEAYLLQKFARTVLGTNNIDHHRTADYVSFARALAGTTDRTASLKDTLTAPAIMILGGDPTIQAPATAWNIRTNVRNNRARLYIANSAEIKLRRQAKAFAHIAPFSYGALASFLAGDDSAVDALTHPGADASSFHDFRKSIRAEESLLVLLGSEFRGADLQRLLAFGKTLPNRKFALISDYVNSRGAADMGLLPDLLPGYTPLAGNTTFAEYNTPATPGLDLLEMFEAAGRGELSALYVVGSNPVSRYSVDPASLKDTFVVVQDMFLTETAALADVILPAANLYEKSGSVTNSYGDLQLVSKAGDRAGVRTDFEMIVRIADKMGANMKALVPFGKGTRADMGQSRGAQSGEADRHAVWLSANNMEPKLSPFDPFAILDEIQRLVPGYDLLRLQLLSGNDQHLQPDVSANDLVQIGNRRDLVLPANDTLFTSGTLGRYSAMLSDLQHNESLRPPTGLTQIQTAAD; encoded by the coding sequence ATGGCAGACGTAACCCTTACCGTAGACGGCAAAAAAATCACCGCACCCGCAGGCACTCTTTTGCTCGAAGCCTGCAAGTCCGCCGGTATTGAGATCCCCGCCTTCTGCTACTACCCCGGCCTCTCGCTGCAGGCGGCTTGCCGGATGTGCGTCGTGCGCATCGAGAAGATGCCTAAGCTCCAGACCGCCTGCACCACGCCGGTCACCGAGGGCATGGTCGTGACCAGCGAGTCGCCCGAGATCGCCCAGGCCCGCAAGGCTACGCTGCAACTTCTCCTTGGCAATCATCCGCTCGACTGCCCTGTCTGCGACGCCGGCGGCGAGTGCGAGCTGCAGGACATGACCTTCAAGTACGGCGCAGCCGACAGCTTCTACGCAGAACCCAAGAACCACCGCGAAGAGCAGAAGTGGTCCCCTGTCGTCTACTTCGATCGCCCGCGCTGCATCCTCTGCTACCGCTGCATCCGCATGTGCGGCGAGGGCATGGACGTCTTCGCTCTCGGCATTCAGAACCGCGGCAGTTCTTCGGTCATCGCCCCCAACGTTCCCGCGCAGATGTCTCCCGACGACCTCGCCCACGTGGACTGCGAGCAGTGCGGCATGTGCATCGATGCCTGCCCGGTCGGAGCGCTGACCTCCGGCACCTACCGCTACAAGACGCGGCCCTGGGAGATGAATCACGTCTCGACGATCTGCACGCACTGCGGCGACGGATGCAAGACCACGCTCGGCGTTCGCAGCACCACGGACGGCTCCGAGATCGTCCGCGGCGATAACCGCGACAAGTCCGGCATCAACGTCGACTTCCTCTGTAACAAGGGTCGCTACGCCTTCGACTTCGCCAACAATGAAGACCGCATCACCCAGCCGCTCGTTCGCCAGCCCAACGGCGAGATGAAGCCCGTCAGCTGGGAGGTTGCACTCGACCACGTCGGCAAGACCTTCCGCGAGCTCCGCGACACGCGTGGCGGCAAGAGCATCGGAGTCATCGGCTCCAATCGCACGACGAACGAAGAGGCCTACCTGCTGCAGAAGTTCGCTCGCACCGTGTTGGGCACCAACAACATCGATCACCATCGCACCGCAGATTACGTCTCCTTTGCCCGAGCTCTCGCCGGCACAACGGATCGCACCGCCAGCCTGAAAGACACGCTGACCGCGCCGGCCATCATGATCCTCGGCGGCGATCCAACGATTCAGGCCCCCGCCACCGCGTGGAATATCCGCACCAACGTCCGCAACAATCGCGCCCGGCTCTACATCGCCAACTCTGCCGAGATCAAGCTTCGCCGCCAGGCCAAAGCCTTCGCGCACATCGCACCCTTCAGCTACGGCGCGCTGGCCAGCTTCCTCGCCGGAGACGATAGTGCTGTTGATGCCCTCACCCACCCGGGCGCAGACGCATCCTCCTTCCACGATTTCCGCAAGTCAATTCGGGCGGAGGAGAGTCTCCTCGTTCTTCTCGGGTCGGAGTTCCGCGGCGCCGATCTGCAGCGCCTCCTGGCCTTCGGCAAGACGTTGCCAAACCGCAAGTTCGCCCTCATCTCCGACTACGTCAACTCACGCGGAGCCGCCGACATGGGCCTGCTCCCCGACCTGCTTCCGGGATACACTCCGCTTGCAGGCAACACCACCTTCGCCGAGTACAACACTCCTGCCACGCCAGGTCTCGACCTGCTCGAGATGTTCGAAGCGGCTGGACGTGGTGAGCTCTCCGCGCTCTACGTCGTCGGATCGAACCCGGTTTCGCGCTACAGCGTAGACCCCGCCTCGCTGAAGGACACCTTCGTGGTGGTGCAGGATATGTTCCTCACCGAGACCGCAGCCCTCGCCGACGTCATCCTTCCAGCCGCGAATCTCTACGAGAAGTCCGGCTCCGTGACCAACAGCTACGGCGATCTCCAGCTCGTCAGCAAGGCAGGCGACCGCGCCGGAGTCCGCACCGACTTCGAGATGATCGTTCGCATCGCCGACAAGATGGGCGCGAACATGAAGGCTCTGGTTCCCTTCGGCAAAGGCACGCGAGCCGATATGGGTCAGTCCCGCGGTGCACAGTCCGGCGAGGCCGACCGTCACGCCGTATGGCTTTCGGCAAACAATATGGAGCCGAAGCTCAGCCCCTTCGATCCCTTCGCAATTCTGGACGAGATTCAGCGCCTCGTCCCCGGATACGACCTGCTGCGCCTTCAGCTGCTCAGCGGCAATGATCAGCATCTGCAGCCAGACGTAAGCGCCAACGACCTCGTTCAAATAGGCAACCGCCGCGACCTCGTCCTTCCGGCGAACGATACACTGTTTACCTCGGGCACCCTGGGACGCTACTCCGCCATGCTCTCCGACCTGCAGCATAACGAGAGCCTTCGTCCTCCAACCGGCCTCACCCAGATTCAGACCGCAGCCGACTAA